Sequence from the Fulvivirga ligni genome:
TGATGAGTCAATTACCAGTAACACGGTGTTTCATCGGATAAAATTTCCAATAGAAAAGGCCTTTTACATCCTTTATATCACCAATAATAAGCAAATCCAATATACACTTGATGAACTCAGTGAAATGCTGGATTTGAGAAGAAATACGGTGTGGAATTTCAAGAAAAAAATTGAGAGTGTTTATAAATCTTCAGATGGTTCTTCCATTATCATTCATGATCTGTTTACAGCTCATTTAAATTAGAATAGGGTATAATGCCCACCCCTTCTAAAAAGGGTTTTATCCAATTCAGGCACTTCTCTCCCTTTCATGTATTTGCTGATAGAGACATGAAAAAGCTGGGCAATCACATCTGAAATCTCTCCGGATCCTTTCATTCGCCTGCCAAACTCGCTGTCATTCACATGGCCATCGTGCACGGCACATATTTGATTCCATACTTTATCAAACCTGTCTGGAAAATTTTTCCTGAGCCAATCTTCAAATACCTGGCCGATGAAGCCATTTAATCTCACAATGGTATACCCTGCTCCTAATGCGCCATGATCCGCTGCGGCCTTTATTACCGTTGGTATTTCATGGTGATTCAGACCCGGTATAATTGGAGCATTCATAATCGAGACCGGTATACCTGCCAAAGTTAACTCTTCAATGGCCTTGAGCTTTCTTCTGGCACTGGCCGTTCGTGGCTCTAACTTAGACCTGAGCTCTTCGTCCAGTGAAGTGATAGAAAGAACCACCCGTACCAGGTTAAGCTTAGCCAATTCTTTCAATAGATCAATATCCCTAAGCATGGTCACATTTTTAGAAATAATGCCAACAGGGTTTCTATACTTCAGAAATATTTTGAGCAGCTCCCGAGTAATGCCGAGTTTTCTTTCCAATGGCTGGTAGCAGTCTGTATTTCCTGAAAGTACAAT
This genomic interval carries:
- a CDS encoding PA0069 family radical SAM protein, which produces MVDEYRKGRGAQIQAKNPYLAHEYVQEHIEGLDEELLEEKITTQIFYETPKKIVNKVESPDVGMGYSLNPYQGCEHGCIYCYARRSHEFWGFNAGLDFESKIIVKKNAAELLEKHFLQKSWRPETIVLSGNTDCYQPLERKLGITRELLKIFLKYRNPVGIISKNVTMLRDIDLLKELAKLNLVRVVLSITSLDEELRSKLEPRTASARRKLKAIEELTLAGIPVSIMNAPIIPGLNHHEIPTVIKAAADHGALGAGYTIVRLNGFIGQVFEDWLRKNFPDRFDKVWNQICAVHDGHVNDSEFGRRMKGSGEISDVIAQLFHVSISKYMKGREVPELDKTLFRRGGHYTLF